The genomic DNA CGCGACCATCTTTTCCGCTGCCGGGAACGGTATAGGAGACTTCGCCTCATACCCAGCCCAATATGAGGAAGTGATCTCAGTGGGGGCACTGAACAAGTCAGGCCACCGCCTGAGATTCACGAACACTCGAGCAGCGAATCTCCTAGCTGCCGGTGAGGAAATCCACGTTGAGAGACCGGGAGGTGGGACCCAGTCTTATTCAGGGACGTCTCCTGCAACAGCGATTGCTGCGGGAAAGGTTGCCGCGTGCTGGCCATTGATTGCTCCACATACTCTTGATCAGACCCGCAGGAATACTCCTGTCGATCAAGCGATAAAAGAAGCCATTGAAGCACAAGGAAAGGACCCGAGGGAATGCAAGTCTCTTTAAGGAAGAGCGTCGCTGCTGTTGCAGCGGTGACCGCGTTAGCGGTGGGGCTGTCGACGGCGAATATTTCACCGGTCGCGGCCGACGAGCCAACCGAAGTACCAAGCGTCAGCACACATAGTGTCTCTGTTGATCCTGATGAGGCGACCTCAGGTGTTGAGTCGCTTGATGAGGGTGGCGACAACCTAGATACGTCTGTAGACGTCGACGCGGTCGGTGGCACAGTCTCCACCTCGGTTGAGGCTGAAGGTATTGATTCGCGTGTGGATGTCGCCACGGATTCCGATGCTCCTCTTGATGAGCTGATCCAGTCCGTGTCGGTTGAAGCAGTCGTCGATGGTGAAGACATTGAAAGCGAACTACTCGTCCGTGATTTCACCTATTTGGGTGATGAAGCCTTCGCCGCAACTCTCGAAGATGCTCAGTCCGGAGAAACCATTGAGGTTTCTTCTGCCCAGGTGAATGCGCAGGCATTCCCGATTCTGTGGGTTCTTGGCCTCCTCGCCCGTGTCGGGATTAAAGCAGCGATCAAGCAAATAGGGAAGTCGAAGATCAAGCAGGCTGCGTCGAAGTACTTGTTGAAGCAGAACGCGAACAAGTGGAAGCATATCCGGGCGAAGAAGCACAACTGGGACAAGATTGGTGCCACGTCGCGGGGGAAGATCGCGAATCTCATGTCCCGCGCGATGGCCAACGGCAAACACTCAACATACAAAAAGGGATCAGGCCGCCAAGCGGCCATGCCCTATAAGGGGAAGTACATTGTGGTGACCTATGCGAAGAAGGGAGGTCAGATTAGTAATGGATGGTGGGGATACCCTCTCAAGTAGGAAGAAGCTGGCCGCAGCGATACTGGAGTCGAAGGACGATGATTTAACGCAGGCATTGGCTCTCGCCGAGCGCATGTCGATCACTGACGTGGCCGAGACCTTGTACAATAACAAGCCCGATCTGCAGTTTGATCATTCCGAGCTGTGCGACACGTTCATCAGCGCATGGCTGGATCGTTTATCAACAGTTGAAAGGTTCGTTGCAGCGGAAAGACTCGATGGGCTCTATTCCCTAGGTCTGGTGTGGCTGCCACACGCCCAAGATCGTAGCTGGGAGCGGATGCTCCGGCTCGCGGCGTCGAGTCTTGACGAGATTGCGGACACCCTCACATACGCAGAGGGCGACGCGAACAGTCCTGATACGAGTTTTAATAGGCGTTACGCGATGAAGCTCGTCGAGCTGGCACGAGGACCACTGGCTGAGGTTGCAGGCGAGCTGAGTCGGCGTGCGGATGAACTTGTTGAGTTGCAGTCCCAGGCCGACGCTGAGGAAGAATCCGAGGGATAGCCGGATTCGGCACCTGTGGCGGGGCGCTCCAGCCCAGAGGCGAGGCCACCCATAGTGTGGCCTCGCCTCTGCGCGTGTGGGTCTTGAGGTTTTGCGCAGACAGCTACTGAAACCGGCGTCGTAGATAGAGAGGGCCAGTTCCCAGCGTCAAGGCGGTGTCGTCCTTGACGGTTTTGTTCGAACCGTGGCTCAGACCATAGACAGATTCGGTAAGAGGGTATACCCGATAGACATGCTGGCTGGATTTGCAGCACCCGAAGTAAATCGCACAGTTGTTCCCACTCTAGGTTGGCTTACCCAACGAAGTGGAGCCCTACGGGTTGTCAGATGAACAACCCGTATCTAGATTTGATTCATGAGCTGTCAAGTCCCGGGTTTTCTGGAGGCTGAACGTTCGTTCAGTTATTAGGCCGCCGAAGTCTGCAGGCTCGTGTAGTGGGCTGCTTCGATCTCGGCGGGAGTCTGATAGTCAAGCATCGAATGCAACCGTTCGGTGTTGAACCAATGCACCCACTCAGCCGTCGCGGCCTCGAGATCGTTGCGACCGGACCAGGGGCCGTCGGTGAAGACGAGTTCGTATTTGTATAACGAGTTCAGCGCTTCGGCCATGGCATTGTCGTAACTATCGCCGATCGATCCCACCGACGCCACTGCCTCGGCCTCAGCCAGTGCCTGGGTGTAGCGCAGAGCCCGATACTGCACCCCTCTGTCCGAGTGGTGGGTCAGCCCTACAACGTCGTGACCTGCACGTTTACGGCCCCATATGCCCATATTCAAAGCATCGAGAGCCAGATCGGTATACATTCGCGTCGAGGTCTGCCAGCCGATGATCATTCGAGAGAATACGTCGAGGACGAACGCGACGTAAACGAAGCCGGCCTCAGTGGGAACGTAGGTCAGATCCGCGACCCAGAGACGGTTCGGCTCCGCAGCGGTGAAGTTACGTTTGACGAGGTCAGCCGGTCGTTTCGTCTCGGGACCGGGCTTCGTCGTCCGCGGGAACTTCCCTCTCACAACACCCCGGATGCCCAACTCATTGCACAATCTCTCGACCGTGCACCGGGCCACGGGGCCGTAGGTCCTTGTGAGTTCGGCGTGGATCTTGCGGATGCCGTAGACCTTGTTGCGGCGGTGAGTGTGGATAGCCATGATCCTTTCTTTGAGCACCGCATCTCGCTGGGCTCGAGCGCTGACCGGACGGGTCTTGAAGGCGTAGTACGTTGATGGGGCGATGCTCAGGCCCAGGTCCTGGCGCAGGACCTGACAGATCGGTTCGATTCCCCACCTGTGCTTGTTCTCGTCGATGAAGGCGACGATTACTTCTGTAGGCGGTCGAACTCCGCCTTGCCGAAAAACGCGGTCGCTGATCGGAGGATGTCGTTGGACTTCCGCAGCTCCCGGTTCTCCTTCTCCAGCCGCCGGATCCGTGCCTGGACGTCCTCGGTCTCGACGGGCAGGTTGGCTGCTTCGGCTTTCTTGACCCAGTTGCGCAGGGCTTCCTTGTTCACACCGGTCTGCTCGGCAATGCGGGCGATGGCACCGTTTCGAGTCTCTGGGTCGGCGCGGGCCTCGAGAGCCAGTCGAGTGGCTCTCTCACGTACTTCTGGTGGATATTTCGAGGTAGGCATGATGAGTTGAGGGTAGTCCTTTCTTGGGTAACCGCACACCCTCCATCAAACCAAGGACGAATCAAGCTGCTGTTTTTCCGAACTTGTGCTGAACTGCCACGATCCCGGGGCTCTATCTCATTTCTGGTGCGAAGTGCTTGGTTATGTTGAGCTGAGTCGGGACGGCGATATCATCGAAATCGGGCCTGAATCGGGTTTTGGCGGCCCCCACTCCCACTATCGTCTTTACCCCCGTAGACGAACTGAAGACGGCACCCTTACGCCTACACATCGACGTCAACCCGGTGGATCGCGACCAGGACGCCGAGCTGGAACGACTACTTGCGTTGGCGCCCGACCAGCCGAAGTTGGCCAGACAGGTGAAGAGTCTTGGCAGGTACTGTCCGACCCGGAAGGCAACGAGTTTTGCCTACTCAGCCACCGCTTGACTCGATAGCCGGGTAACCCCGTCCAAATTTCTGACAAGCTAGCCGCCTTCGTGTGTCAAGCTGGTGGAATCTTCGACAGTTCCGTTCGCCGCTGAACCCAATTCTTGGACGGATTCGGTGAGCGGGGATACCCGCTAGACAAAAATCAGACTGTCGATTTCATACTTTTAGGTGATGTGTCCGGTCGGTCGGCATGCATATGCTCACAGTGAACAGCTACCAGCCAGCTAGAGAGTGCAAGCCCGCTCGGTGTTGAGTGGCCGGCCTTGAGTTGAAGCCGTGCCGGTA from Brevibacterium sp. JSBI002 includes the following:
- a CDS encoding SAR2788 family putative toxin — its product is MQVSLRKSVAAVAAVTALAVGLSTANISPVAADEPTEVPSVSTHSVSVDPDEATSGVESLDEGGDNLDTSVDVDAVGGTVSTSVEAEGIDSRVDVATDSDAPLDELIQSVSVEAVVDGEDIESELLVRDFTYLGDEAFAATLEDAQSGETIEVSSAQVNAQAFPILWVLGLLARVGIKAAIKQIGKSKIKQAASKYLLKQNANKWKHIRAKKHNWDKIGATSRGKIANLMSRAMANGKHSTYKKGSGRQAAMPYKGKYIVVTYAKKGGQISNGWWGYPLK
- a CDS encoding S8 family serine peptidase, which produces MAAIMVESASVKPSTRSPAIEIVDVPALDVSGVGEVEDLATGITTATQQDVDMIVAALGTEMDAPELKEAVRQAQNDGATIFSAAGNGIGDFASYPAQYEEVISVGALNKSGHRLRFTNTRAANLLAAGEEIHVERPGGGTQSYSGTSPATAIAAGKVAACWPLIAPHTLDQTRRNTPVDQAIKEAIEAQGKDPRECKSL
- a CDS encoding IS3 family transposase (programmed frameshift), producing MPTSKYPPEVRERATRLALEARADPETRNGAIARIAEQTGVNKEALRNWVKKAEAANLPVETEDVQARIRRLEKENRELRKSNDILRSATAFFGQGGVRPPTEVIVAFIDENKHRWGIEPICQVLRQDLGLSIAPSTYYAFKTRPVSARAQRDAVLKERIMAIHTHRRNKVYGIRKIHAELTRTYGPVARCTVERLCNELGIRGVVRGKFPRTTKPGPETKRPADLVKRNFTAAEPNRLWVADLTYVPTEAGFVYVAFVLDVFSRMIIGWQTSTRMYTDLALDALNMGIWGRKRAGHDVVGLTHHSDRGVQYRALRYTQALAEAEAVASVGSIGDSYDNAMAEALNSLYKYELVFTDGPWSGRNDLEAATAEWVHWFNTERLHSMLDYQTPAEIEAAHYTSLQTSAA